In the genome of Desulfuromonas sp. DDH964, one region contains:
- a CDS encoding patatin-like phospholipase family protein: protein MSSRPHDKIGLALGSGAARGLAHIGVLKVLEEAKVPIAAISGTSIGALIGALYAAGVSVAQMEEIAREVDWRDLARLVDPVFPGAGLIDGKKVSRFIAELLPVQSFEELRFPFAVTATDVETGEDIFIKQGNLLEAVRAAISFPGIFTPVRFGSRFLVDGGLCNPVPVDVARELGSDKVIGVCAIPAMRQPHRETYLEATPEQQGQGSWREIFTAQGVERLFREIWPGNGKEKKPAESPPERERKPPGLLKIFTQSIAIMENQINDLRLAQNHIDLLLRPHFDGFNLFEFNRAEEAIRAGEAEARKRLPAIMQMCGRD, encoded by the coding sequence ATGAGTTCCCGCCCGCATGACAAGATTGGTCTGGCCCTTGGTAGCGGCGCCGCCCGCGGACTCGCCCACATCGGGGTCCTCAAGGTCCTTGAAGAGGCGAAGGTGCCGATCGCGGCAATCTCGGGAACCTCCATCGGCGCCCTGATCGGGGCCCTCTATGCGGCAGGTGTCTCCGTGGCACAGATGGAAGAGATTGCCCGCGAGGTCGATTGGCGCGACCTGGCCAGACTGGTCGATCCGGTCTTTCCCGGCGCCGGCCTCATCGATGGCAAAAAAGTCTCCCGTTTCATCGCCGAACTTCTTCCGGTGCAGAGTTTCGAAGAGCTGCGTTTCCCCTTTGCCGTCACGGCTACCGATGTCGAGACCGGGGAGGATATTTTTATCAAGCAGGGGAATCTGCTCGAAGCGGTCCGTGCCGCGATTTCCTTCCCCGGGATATTCACCCCGGTCAGGTTTGGCAGCCGCTTCCTGGTGGACGGCGGTCTCTGCAATCCGGTTCCCGTCGACGTCGCCCGCGAGCTCGGCAGCGATAAGGTCATCGGCGTCTGCGCTATTCCGGCGATGCGGCAACCGCATCGTGAAACCTACCTGGAAGCCACCCCGGAGCAACAGGGGCAGGGATCCTGGCGGGAGATCTTTACAGCCCAGGGAGTAGAAAGGCTGTTCCGGGAGATCTGGCCCGGCAACGGCAAAGAGAAAAAACCAGCTGAAAGCCCCCCGGAACGGGAGCGAAAACCACCCGGTCTGCTGAAAATTTTCACGCAGAGTATTGCCATCATGGAGAACCAGATCAATGATCTGCGCCTGGCGCAGAATCACATCGACCTGCTACTGCGTCCCCATTTCGATGGCTTCAACCTCTTTGAGTTCAACCGGGCAGAAGAAGCGATCCGCGCCGGCGAAGCGGAGGCGCGGAAAAGGTTGCCGGCCATCATGCAAATGTGTGGCCGCGATTGA
- a CDS encoding sensor histidine kinase: MTTESQPKLPHGPNSRKRWWEWATILGILALLLFLARFETHLYDLTQKFPLSNSVLILALINLNILLIILFLFLVFRNLLKLFLERRKGVPGSRLRVKLVVTFIALSLIPTMLLYFVSAAFITNSIENWFNVQIESSLQESLEVAQTYYKNSATNALYYGEQLARIIKEEKLLNDENLPRLSAVISQKQQEYNLGIVEVFSSTNEELVRASNPQVPVSDFTDPDSNNIREALNGKRFSRITPLGKADLIRGIVPVYSNWNPEDVVGVVVVNYYVPYSLVNKMQEISNSFDQFKNTKLLKGRIKKGYLVFLGLIALVITFLATWFGFHLARGITGPIQELALATGRVAGGDLDVRIDVQSDDEIGLLVTAFNKMTGDLRLNQREIDQANRDLRRSNLELEQRRRYMEIVLKNVTAGVVSVDQQGNLTTVNKSAEKMLKIRPGRILGKNFREVVSDEHLPMIKEILLDLRESGKDSIRRQVTLPLADGKLTLLVNVTTLRDESGEFMGTVVVFDDLTQLIKAQRMAAWREVARRIAHEIKNPLTPIQLSAQRLRKRYLDRFGDDDRVFDDSTRLIIKQVDELKNLVNEFSSFARLPASNPTPNSLNEILEETLVLYQEAHKEVDFSFHPDPRLPVFDLDRDQLKRVVINLLDNAVGAIDQGGAVEIESAYNSALQMATFSISDTGCGIPAEDKPRLFEPYFSTKKSGTGLGLAIVATIVSDHSGYIRVKDNYPHGTRFIIELPITGNAIKA; this comes from the coding sequence ATGACGACCGAATCACAACCAAAACTTCCCCATGGGCCGAACTCCCGCAAACGATGGTGGGAATGGGCGACCATTCTCGGTATCCTTGCCCTGCTTCTCTTCCTGGCCCGTTTTGAAACCCACCTCTACGATCTGACCCAGAAATTTCCGCTCTCCAACAGCGTCCTCATCCTCGCCCTGATCAACCTCAACATCCTGTTGATCATCCTCTTTTTATTCCTGGTATTCCGCAACCTGCTCAAGCTCTTCCTAGAGCGACGCAAAGGGGTTCCGGGGTCGCGGCTCCGCGTCAAACTGGTGGTCACCTTCATCGCCCTCTCGCTGATTCCGACGATGCTGCTCTATTTCGTTTCGGCGGCCTTTATCACCAATTCGATCGAGAACTGGTTCAATGTGCAGATTGAATCTTCCCTGCAGGAATCGCTTGAAGTAGCCCAGACCTATTATAAAAACTCGGCCACCAATGCCCTCTATTACGGCGAGCAACTCGCCAGAATCATCAAGGAGGAAAAACTTCTCAACGATGAAAATCTGCCGCGTCTGAGTGCCGTTATCAGCCAGAAGCAGCAGGAATACAACCTCGGCATTGTTGAAGTTTTCTCCTCAACCAACGAGGAACTGGTGCGGGCCAGCAACCCGCAGGTACCGGTCAGTGACTTCACCGATCCCGATTCCAACAATATTCGTGAGGCCCTGAACGGCAAACGGTTCAGCCGGATTACCCCTCTGGGCAAGGCCGACCTCATCCGCGGGATCGTGCCAGTCTATTCGAACTGGAATCCGGAAGACGTCGTCGGGGTAGTGGTGGTGAACTACTACGTCCCCTACTCCCTCGTCAATAAAATGCAGGAAATCTCCAATTCCTTTGACCAGTTTAAAAATACCAAGCTGCTCAAAGGGAGAATCAAAAAGGGCTATCTCGTCTTTCTCGGCCTCATCGCCCTGGTCATCACCTTCCTTGCGACCTGGTTCGGCTTCCATCTGGCGCGGGGCATCACCGGCCCGATCCAGGAGTTGGCATTGGCCACCGGCCGGGTGGCTGGAGGTGACCTCGATGTGCGTATCGACGTCCAGAGCGACGATGAGATCGGCCTGCTGGTGACTGCCTTCAATAAAATGACCGGCGACTTGCGGCTCAATCAGCGCGAGATCGATCAGGCCAACCGCGACCTGCGCAGGTCGAACCTGGAGCTTGAACAACGCCGCCGCTACATGGAGATCGTGCTGAAAAATGTCACGGCCGGGGTGGTCTCTGTCGACCAGCAGGGGAACCTGACGACGGTCAACAAGTCTGCGGAAAAGATGCTGAAAATCAGGCCGGGCCGGATTCTCGGCAAAAACTTCCGGGAGGTCGTCAGCGACGAACACCTCCCAATGATCAAGGAGATTCTGCTTGACCTGCGCGAATCGGGCAAGGACTCCATCCGGCGCCAGGTCACCCTCCCCCTGGCGGATGGGAAACTTACCCTGCTGGTCAATGTCACGACGCTGCGGGATGAATCGGGTGAGTTCATGGGAACCGTCGTCGTTTTCGATGACTTGACCCAGCTGATCAAGGCGCAACGGATGGCCGCCTGGCGCGAGGTGGCACGACGCATTGCCCATGAAATCAAGAACCCGTTGACCCCGATTCAACTTTCGGCACAACGTCTGCGCAAACGCTATCTCGATCGATTCGGGGACGACGACAGGGTCTTTGACGATTCGACCAGGCTCATTATCAAACAGGTCGACGAATTAAAGAATCTTGTCAATGAATTTTCTAGTTTTGCCCGGTTGCCGGCGAGCAATCCAACACCGAACAGCCTCAACGAAATCCTCGAGGAGACCCTGGTCCTCTATCAGGAAGCCCACAAAGAGGTCGATTTCAGCTTCCATCCCGACCCGCGGCTGCCGGTCTTCGATCTCGACCGCGACCAGTTGAAGCGGGTGGTAATAAACCTGCTCGATAACGCCGTCGGTGCCATTGATCAGGGGGGCGCGGTTGAAATCGAGTCGGCCTACAATTCAGCCCTGCAGATGGCAACCTTCAGTATTTCCGATACGGGGTGCGGAATTCCGGCAGAGGACAAGCCGCGTCTTTTTGAACCCTATTTTTCCACCAAGAAATCGGGCACCGGCCTTGGTCTGGCCATTGTCGCCACGATCGTATCTGACCATAGTGGCTACATCCGCGTCAAAGACAACTATCCCCATGGAACCCGGTTTATTATCGAATTGCCAATTACAGGAAATGCAATAAAGGCCTGA
- the lpxC gene encoding UDP-3-O-acyl-N-acetylglucosamine deacetylase produces the protein MIFQCTINQTVMISGIGLHSGQRISMTMRPAEAGTGIIFHRTEGDRTVSIEALSANVVDTRLATVIGKSGLSVSTIEHLMAALTAFGIDNLHIDIDGPEVPILDGSALPYIALLEQAGLRSLPRSRKYLAIRKPVTVIDGEKRVTMIPSRFFRLTADIAFDHPCIARQHRSVKVTPDLFCRDLAGARTFGFLREVEYLKANGLARGGSLENAVVIGEDRILNPEGLRFADEFVRHKILDAIGDFSLAGYPILGHIKSFKGGHDINHQMVEQLLATPDAWRLVEFSDRDLEEALHSGIPEFAGIDLALTKV, from the coding sequence ATGATATTCCAATGCACCATCAACCAGACAGTCATGATTTCGGGAATCGGCCTGCACTCGGGGCAACGCATCAGCATGACGATGCGGCCGGCCGAAGCAGGCACTGGAATCATCTTCCATCGGACCGAGGGCGACCGCACCGTCTCCATTGAAGCCCTTTCGGCCAATGTGGTCGATACGCGCCTGGCGACGGTCATCGGCAAAAGTGGCCTTAGCGTATCGACCATAGAACATCTTATGGCCGCGTTGACGGCCTTTGGCATCGACAACCTCCACATTGATATTGACGGCCCCGAGGTTCCGATTCTCGACGGCAGCGCTCTCCCCTATATTGCCCTTCTCGAACAAGCGGGCCTGCGCAGCCTACCCCGCAGCCGCAAGTATCTGGCCATTCGCAAACCGGTCACCGTCATTGACGGCGAAAAACGGGTCACCATGATCCCCTCCCGTTTTTTCCGCCTCACTGCCGACATCGCCTTTGACCACCCCTGCATTGCCCGCCAGCATCGCTCGGTCAAGGTCACCCCGGACCTTTTCTGCCGCGACCTGGCAGGCGCCCGGACCTTCGGCTTTCTCCGCGAAGTGGAATACCTCAAGGCAAACGGCCTGGCACGGGGCGGCTCGCTGGAGAATGCCGTTGTCATTGGCGAGGACCGGATTCTCAACCCCGAGGGCCTGCGCTTTGCGGATGAATTCGTTCGTCACAAGATCCTGGACGCTATCGGTGACTTCAGCCTGGCTGGCTATCCGATCCTCGGTCACATCAAGTCTTTCAAGGGGGGCCACGATATCAACCATCAGATGGTCGAGCAGTTGCTTGCAACCCCTGATGCCTGGCGACTCGTTGAATTCAGTGACCGCGACCTGGAAGAGGCCCTTCATTCCGGGATTCCTGAATTTGCCGGTATCGACCTTGCCCTGACCAAGGTCTAA
- a CDS encoding phasin family protein, with translation MIEFLEKTLLAGMGALSLSQKKAEELIQELKQRFDVSEEEGKVLLSRLQENARENQQKLEELARGEVRLACERMGVVTHEEFDKLAKKVAQLEKQLKSTPKD, from the coding sequence ATGATCGAGTTTCTTGAGAAAACCCTTCTGGCGGGCATGGGAGCGCTCTCCCTCAGCCAGAAAAAGGCAGAAGAGCTGATCCAGGAGTTAAAGCAGCGCTTTGACGTCAGTGAAGAGGAAGGGAAAGTTCTGCTCTCCCGACTGCAGGAAAACGCCCGGGAAAATCAGCAAAAACTGGAAGAGCTGGCACGCGGGGAAGTCCGCCTTGCTTGCGAGAGGATGGGGGTGGTGACGCACGAGGAGTTTGACAAACTCGCCAAAAAGGTCGCTCAACTCGAAAAACAGCTCAAGTCAACACCCAAGGACTGA
- a CDS encoding ABC1 kinase family protein — MLTFSRINRNIRSIRRYRTILGILIKYGFGHVVEQLNINYYLELGRRIVTLGTAPKEIERLTQPERLRLAMEELGPTFIKLGQVLSTRPDLIPREYADEFRKLQDKVPGLPFLEICRQVEEELGTELSVHFAHLDPQPLAAASIAQVHRGRLHNGDEVVVKVRRPGVASLVETDLDILMGLAYLIENHIPAGDIYDPTGIVKEFRRIIRREMDFSREGHTIDRFATSFATDTTVHVPKVYWEQTGETVLTMEYVNGIKVSDFDRLQATGGDLKVIARNGADYLLKQVLVHGFFHGDPHPGNVFVLDNNIICLLDYGMVGRLDEDLKYKLAELLLSVLQRDVDRVISQLLYSGDLTDEVDRKQLKRDLSEFIDDYYEIPLQEIQAGKLLGEFVDILTEYQIKFSPDLILLAKALVTMEGIGRQLDPEFNMVAHLRPFMERLLHERMTPGNISRELFRTAQSYGALAKNLPRDLKEFINRLNRNKFKIDLEHRGLERLIADIDKSSNRLSFSLLIAALIVGSSLIMQTEKGPLLFGFPMLGFLGYSIAGFLGLWLAIAILRSGRL, encoded by the coding sequence ATGCTGACCTTTTCGCGGATCAACCGCAACATTCGCTCGATTCGGCGCTATCGGACCATTCTTGGCATTCTGATCAAGTATGGCTTCGGCCATGTCGTTGAACAGCTGAACATAAACTACTACCTCGAACTCGGCCGTCGCATCGTGACCCTGGGGACGGCTCCCAAGGAGATCGAGCGGCTGACCCAGCCGGAACGACTGCGCCTGGCCATGGAAGAACTCGGGCCAACCTTTATCAAGCTTGGCCAGGTTCTCTCCACCCGCCCCGATCTGATCCCCCGTGAGTACGCCGACGAATTTCGAAAACTCCAGGACAAGGTCCCCGGACTCCCCTTCCTTGAGATCTGCCGTCAGGTCGAAGAGGAACTCGGCACCGAACTGTCGGTGCACTTTGCCCACCTTGACCCGCAACCCCTCGCTGCAGCATCAATCGCCCAGGTCCATCGTGGGCGGTTGCACAACGGTGACGAGGTCGTGGTCAAGGTCCGCCGCCCAGGCGTAGCGAGCTTGGTTGAAACCGACCTTGATATCCTCATGGGCCTTGCTTACCTGATTGAAAATCATATTCCGGCCGGTGACATCTACGATCCGACGGGGATCGTCAAGGAGTTCCGCCGCATCATCCGCCGGGAGATGGACTTCAGCCGGGAAGGACACACCATCGATCGCTTTGCCACCAGCTTTGCCACCGACACCACGGTACACGTCCCCAAGGTCTACTGGGAGCAGACCGGAGAGACCGTTCTTACCATGGAATATGTCAACGGCATCAAGGTCTCCGATTTCGACCGTCTGCAGGCAACGGGGGGCGACCTGAAGGTCATCGCCCGCAACGGTGCCGATTATCTGCTCAAACAGGTCCTGGTTCATGGTTTTTTCCATGGCGACCCCCACCCGGGGAACGTCTTCGTCCTCGATAATAACATTATCTGCCTCCTCGACTACGGCATGGTCGGGCGGCTCGACGAGGATCTCAAGTACAAGCTGGCAGAATTACTGCTATCCGTTCTGCAACGGGATGTCGACCGCGTAATCTCCCAACTGCTCTATTCCGGAGACCTGACCGACGAGGTCGATCGCAAGCAACTGAAAAGAGACCTTAGCGAGTTTATTGACGACTATTACGAAATTCCGCTGCAGGAAATCCAGGCCGGAAAACTCCTCGGGGAATTTGTCGATATTCTGACCGAGTACCAGATCAAGTTTTCACCCGACCTGATCCTCCTCGCCAAGGCCCTGGTCACCATGGAGGGAATCGGCCGCCAGCTTGACCCCGAGTTCAACATGGTCGCCCACCTGCGCCCCTTCATGGAGCGCTTGCTGCACGAGCGAATGACCCCCGGCAACATTTCCCGGGAACTGTTTCGCACCGCCCAGTCCTATGGGGCACTTGCCAAAAACCTGCCCCGCGACCTCAAGGAATTCATCAATCGCCTGAACCGCAACAAATTCAAAATCGACCTGGAACACCGGGGCCTTGAACGGCTGATTGCGGATATTGACAAGTCGAGCAACCGCCTATCCTTCAGCCTGCTGATTGCAGCCCTGATTGTCGGTTCTTCCCTGATCATGCAGACCGAAAAGGGCCCCCTCCTCTTCGGCTTCCCGATGCTTGGCTTTCTCGGTTATTCGATAGCCGGCTTTTTGGGCCTCTGGCTGGCGATCGCCATTCTTCGCTCCGGCCGCCTGTGA
- the istB gene encoding IS21-like element helper ATPase IstB, with protein MLSHPTDDKLRALKLTGMLKALQEQRLSETADALSFEERLGLLVDREQTERDSRRLTTRLRTARLRQSACIEDLDWRAPRGLDRDLVLALAGGRYLAKGHNILITGPTGVGKSYLACALAHKACRLGCKTLYLRLPRFLEELALARADGRYPKMMDRVAKTQLLVLDDWGLAPMTAAGCRDLLEILEDRHNLRSTLITSQLPVEAWHDYLGDPTVADAILDRLIHNAYRLTLKGESMRKRRSQLDPIGNLA; from the coding sequence ATGCTCAGCCACCCCACCGACGACAAACTGCGCGCCCTCAAGCTGACCGGCATGCTCAAGGCCCTTCAGGAACAGCGCCTTAGCGAGACCGCCGATGCCTTGAGCTTCGAGGAGCGCCTCGGCCTGCTGGTCGACCGCGAGCAGACCGAGCGCGACAGCCGCCGGCTCACCACTCGCCTGCGCACGGCCCGGCTGCGTCAGAGCGCCTGCATCGAGGACCTCGACTGGAGGGCACCCCGGGGACTCGACCGCGACCTCGTGCTGGCGCTGGCCGGCGGTCGCTACCTCGCCAAGGGCCACAACATTCTCATCACCGGCCCCACCGGCGTCGGCAAGAGCTACCTCGCCTGCGCCTTGGCTCACAAGGCCTGCCGCCTCGGCTGCAAGACCCTCTACCTGCGCCTGCCCCGCTTCCTGGAGGAACTGGCCCTCGCGCGGGCCGACGGCCGCTACCCCAAGATGATGGATAGAGTCGCCAAGACTCAACTGCTCGTCCTCGACGATTGGGGGCTCGCCCCCATGACCGCCGCCGGTTGCCGCGATCTGCTCGAAATCCTCGAGGACCGCCACAATCTGCGTTCGACCCTGATCACCAGCCAGCTTCCGGTCGAAGCCTGGCACGACTACCTCGGGGATCCGACGGTCGCCGACGCCATCCTCGACCGCCTCATCCACAACGCCTACCGGCTCACCTTGAAAGGAGAATCGATGCGCAAACGGCGATCCCAGCTTGACCCGATCGGCAACTTGGCGTAA
- a CDS encoding sigma-54-dependent transcriptional regulator, producing the protein MKTILIIDDEEGIRESLRGILEDEGFRTLYAADGEQGLQKVREENFDLILLDIWMPGIDGIETLRRIRELVPEQQVIMMSGHGTIETAVKATKFGAFDFIEKPLSLDKLLLVVNNALKVGRLVEENRSLKAKLAKDYEMIGTSPAIRLLKEQIAIAAPTSGWVLITGENGTGKELVARAIHTQSQRRDKPFVEVNCAAIPEDLIESELFGHEKGAFTGATAQRKGKFDQAHEGTLFLDEIGDMSLKTQAKVLRILQEHKFERVGGSRTIEVDVRVIAATNKDLEEEIAAGRFREDLFYRLNVIPFHVQPLRERREDIPLLANYFLEFFCSKESREKKTLSTEAQEALAAYPWPGNVRELKNIIERLAIMTPERSIDLRHLPRSITSHQAPRPASGLSGLADNATFREAKEEFEKEYLLQKLEENEWNISRTAEAIDLERSNLHRKIKSFGIEFKK; encoded by the coding sequence ATGAAAACGATTCTGATCATCGACGACGAAGAAGGGATCCGCGAAAGCCTGCGCGGAATCCTTGAAGACGAGGGGTTTCGAACCCTGTACGCCGCGGATGGCGAGCAGGGGCTGCAAAAGGTTCGGGAGGAAAACTTCGATCTGATTCTTCTCGACATCTGGATGCCCGGCATCGACGGCATAGAAACCTTGCGCCGCATTCGCGAACTCGTCCCGGAACAGCAGGTCATCATGATGAGCGGCCACGGGACTATCGAGACGGCCGTAAAGGCGACCAAATTCGGGGCATTTGACTTTATCGAGAAACCCCTCTCCCTCGACAAGCTGCTGTTGGTGGTAAACAATGCCCTCAAGGTCGGTCGGCTGGTCGAGGAAAATCGGTCCCTGAAGGCGAAGCTCGCCAAGGATTACGAAATGATCGGCACCAGTCCGGCCATCAGGCTCCTCAAAGAGCAGATTGCCATTGCCGCACCGACCTCGGGCTGGGTCTTGATTACCGGCGAGAACGGGACCGGAAAAGAGTTGGTGGCGCGGGCGATTCACACCCAGTCTCAGCGCCGGGACAAGCCCTTTGTCGAGGTCAATTGCGCCGCCATCCCGGAGGACCTTATCGAATCCGAACTATTTGGTCATGAAAAAGGGGCTTTCACCGGGGCCACCGCCCAACGCAAGGGGAAGTTCGATCAGGCCCACGAAGGCACCCTGTTTCTGGATGAAATTGGCGACATGAGCCTCAAAACCCAGGCCAAGGTCCTGCGCATCCTTCAGGAGCACAAGTTCGAGCGGGTCGGCGGCAGCCGGACGATTGAGGTAGACGTCCGGGTGATCGCGGCAACCAACAAGGACCTGGAAGAAGAGATCGCGGCCGGGCGCTTTCGTGAAGACCTCTTTTATCGCCTCAACGTCATCCCCTTCCATGTCCAGCCGCTCAGGGAACGACGGGAGGATATCCCCCTGCTCGCCAATTATTTCCTCGAGTTTTTCTGCAGCAAGGAGAGCCGCGAAAAAAAGACCCTGTCCACTGAAGCCCAGGAGGCGCTGGCCGCCTATCCGTGGCCAGGGAACGTGCGGGAATTGAAGAACATTATTGAGCGTCTGGCGATCATGACACCGGAGCGCTCCATCGATCTGCGTCACCTGCCGCGCAGCATCACCAGTCACCAGGCGCCTCGCCCGGCAAGCGGGCTCTCCGGCCTGGCGGACAATGCCACCTTTCGCGAAGCAAAAGAGGAGTTTGAGAAGGAATATCTGCTGCAGAAGCTGGAAGAGAACGAATGGAATATCTCACGGACTGCGGAAGCCATTGATCTGGAACGGTCCAACCTGCACCGCAAGATCAAATCGTTTGGGATTGAATTCAAAAAGTAG
- the ltrA gene encoding group II intron reverse transcriptase/maturase: MEANKGAPGIDEMTTGELRGFLKEKWPTIREELLNGTYRPQPVRKVEIEKPDGGVRTLGIPTVCDRLIQQALHQVLTPLFDPDFSDSSYGYRPGRSAWQAVRAARRHVADGKRWVVDIDLEKFFDRVNHDILMSRVARKVEDKRVLLLIRRYLQAGVLEGGLVSQRVEGTPQGGPLSPLLSNILLDAFDKELERRGHAFCRYADDCNIYVQTRRSGQRVMASLTRFLEERLALKVNVAKSAVDRPWKRVFLGYSMTFHKKPRLKVAESRVKRFKAGLRKVCRRGRGRSLAQVIKEITPKLRGWASYFRLAEVKGIFEELDKWLRRKLRCILWRQWKRPYTRAKRLMQRGLPEARAWKSATNGRGPWWNSGASHMNEAYPTSFFRYLGLIRLTDQHRRFQSAL; this comes from the coding sequence GTGGAAGCCAACAAGGGCGCCCCCGGCATCGACGAGATGACGACGGGCGAGCTACGCGGCTTTCTCAAGGAGAAGTGGCCGACCATCAGGGAAGAGTTGCTGAATGGGACGTATCGCCCCCAGCCGGTGCGGAAGGTGGAAATCGAGAAGCCCGACGGGGGAGTGCGCACCCTGGGAATCCCCACGGTGTGCGATCGGCTCATTCAGCAGGCGCTGCATCAGGTGCTGACGCCGCTATTCGATCCGGACTTCTCCGACAGCTCCTACGGGTATCGTCCCGGACGGAGTGCCTGGCAGGCGGTTAGAGCCGCCCGTCGGCATGTGGCCGACGGCAAGCGCTGGGTGGTCGATATCGACCTGGAGAAGTTCTTCGACCGGGTGAACCACGACATCCTCATGTCGCGGGTCGCCCGTAAGGTCGAAGACAAGCGGGTATTGCTGCTCATCCGGCGGTACCTGCAAGCCGGAGTGCTCGAAGGCGGGCTTGTGTCGCAGAGGGTGGAAGGGACGCCGCAGGGTGGTCCCCTCTCACCTCTTCTGTCGAACATCCTGCTCGACGCGTTCGACAAGGAACTGGAGAGGCGCGGTCACGCCTTCTGCCGCTACGCCGACGACTGCAACATTTACGTGCAGACCAGGCGCAGCGGCCAAAGGGTCATGGCCAGTCTCACCCGGTTCCTGGAGGAGCGGCTGGCACTCAAGGTCAACGTCGCCAAAAGCGCCGTCGACCGTCCTTGGAAAAGGGTCTTTCTGGGTTACAGCATGACCTTTCACAAGAAACCCCGCCTCAAAGTGGCGGAGTCGAGAGTGAAGCGGTTCAAGGCCGGACTCAGGAAGGTCTGCCGACGGGGCAGGGGACGCAGTCTCGCTCAGGTCATCAAAGAAATCACCCCGAAGCTACGGGGGTGGGCCTCTTACTTCCGCCTGGCGGAGGTCAAAGGCATCTTCGAAGAACTGGACAAATGGCTGCGGCGGAAGCTGCGCTGCATTCTATGGCGACAGTGGAAGCGCCCCTATACCCGGGCCAAGAGGTTGATGCAGCGGGGATTGCCGGAAGCCCGGGCGTGGAAATCGGCCACGAACGGGCGAGGCCCCTGGTGGAACTCAGGGGCCTCGCACATGAATGAAGCGTATCCGACATCCTTCTTTCGCTACTTGGGGTTGATCCGCTTGACCGATCAGCACCGCCGCTTTCAGAGCGCCTTGTGA
- a CDS encoding DUF2905 domain-containing protein, producing the protein MPLGKLLILIGLLLVCAGVFLSLGGKIPPLGRLPGDLHMESKNFSFYFPLTTCILVSLLLSLIIWIFRR; encoded by the coding sequence ATGCCCCTCGGCAAGCTGCTCATCCTGATCGGCCTGTTATTGGTCTGTGCCGGGGTTTTTCTCTCCCTGGGGGGAAAGATTCCGCCCCTCGGCCGGCTCCCCGGCGATCTTCACATGGAATCGAAGAACTTTTCCTTCTATTTCCCCCTCACCACCTGTATTCTGGTTTCACTTCTCCTCTCCCTGATAATCTGGATTTTTCGCCGCTGA
- a CDS encoding epoxyqueuosine reductase QueH: MNVLLHLCCANCAIYPVKVLREQNHQVTGFFFNHNIHPYQEFMRRLETVRDYAAGVELEVQYREDYQLEEFLAQVAQVPLLRCDYCYHSRLEETARRAADQGFDAFSTSLLYSRYQQHETIRSHGESLAHQLGIKFLYHDFRPGWREGIETSKAMGLYRQQYCGCIYSEKERYCPPART; encoded by the coding sequence ATGAACGTTCTATTGCACCTTTGCTGTGCGAACTGCGCTATCTACCCGGTCAAGGTTCTACGGGAGCAGAACCACCAGGTCACTGGTTTTTTCTTTAACCACAACATCCACCCGTACCAGGAGTTCATGCGACGGCTGGAAACGGTCCGCGACTATGCGGCCGGGGTGGAACTCGAGGTCCAGTATCGGGAGGACTACCAGCTGGAGGAGTTTCTGGCCCAGGTCGCCCAGGTCCCGCTCTTGCGCTGCGATTATTGCTACCACTCCCGTCTTGAAGAGACCGCCCGGCGCGCTGCCGACCAGGGTTTCGACGCGTTTAGCACCAGCCTGCTCTACAGCCGCTATCAGCAGCATGAGACAATCCGCAGCCATGGCGAGTCCCTCGCCCATCAACTTGGCATCAAATTCCTCTATCACGATTTCCGGCCTGGCTGGCGCGAGGGGATCGAAACTTCCAAGGCGATGGGGCTCTACCGCCAGCAGTACTGCGGTTGCATCTATTCGGAGAAGGAACGCTACTGTCCACCAGCCCGGACCTGA